Proteins from a genomic interval of Benincasa hispida cultivar B227 chromosome 7, ASM972705v1, whole genome shotgun sequence:
- the LOC120081399 gene encoding uncharacterized protein LOC120081399 isoform X4, producing the protein MITWFYKISYLFFFLKVFFPPFMAMSVYRYEAFICCGNEVDALAEGNLDALSLHLPELLELNAKGSKASIKLQPPASSAGTTWFTKSTLRRFLHIVGSPELTNITKTMNEMSQLEETKRFHLSLYGQGQNSKTEEEDGCNLHSSSLKQRSGPELASSAASKNDLLRAMDLRLTALNKDLTAAFEKACGATCSSKEISHLAKFTEHFGATNLKNCTCKYLELNPKSDSVELVNEDNKHTVTSNLSNENAISVNGSFKAEKSNSSTPVKFGVSPAKVAQIERQDSSETESSDSDNENGTPEERSRTMVRSTVARRSASPMRRVQIGRTGSRRAPAIMIRSLNHLQTRDNMFSQGDAAANSGDDEEGSEPSSKTADNNVGRISVQDAISLFESKQRNGASDVQKRRSLANITVGANKFVLRRWSTGMGEASTKCQPELVVDESDPISHDLAEDVSKSKLTDEEVGSDNISSIDKTCTTVEVEVGVKLENSEIITSGPPETQADSHVSEPQVLVQKLSANSEWTRRKEAELDQMLKKVMESKHVAQNNAQANRKKNVNSEQRGGVYDQYKAKRDEKRRAEEAKVHTNKDAKIKGTRQVADDRRSKIASSEVNVTKKRATRKPEVPSAILSKSEKPKKEISKPSTTEKISSRTKPMAATRKSWPSSASERTTGISPGSTNATRQKAQPMSSFNRLSAKAEKSPMQKKNVKETNDSSRDMRHVKEKKEIVQAKTGKITKTKVTPTGDTSVPAKSNIRDKVAKKSSIVPLESKSFHKGSRNSLDNGSPVISKTKPSKLSKSADSSNNNKKLTHDLEVEVAVPDLASQPDKGDALSPALCNSNTVVNDQQNSEILTVDVVDADHGDDLHQQNQEKSSLEIVVEGEPMIPSKFTEEIEEFQEIPANDTPQLATLENAAPIENPRIRLSLSQMLQEENSEPDNIDWGIAENPPMMNYQRGAPKGFKRLLKFARKSKGEANLAGWSSPSVVSEGEDDSEESKSLNTKKADNLLMKATHNSGLVKASLDKNFDHEKLYSGTYGAHNFNSKFQESHDHAAVSSTKG; encoded by the exons ATGATCACTTGGTTCTATAAAATTTcttatttgttcttttttctgAAAGTCTTTTTCCCCCCCTTTATGGCAATGAGTGTGTATAGGTATGAGGCATTTATTTGCTGTGGCAATGAGGTAGATGCACTGGCTGAGGGAAATCTGGATGCATTGTCGCTGCATTTACCAGAACTACTAGAGCTCAATGCCAAAGGATCTAAGGCTAGCATTAAACTCCAACCGCCAGCTTCTTCAGCTGGTACAACATGGTTCACAAAATCTACTTTAAGAAG GTTCCTCCACATAGTTGGCTCACCAGAATTAACGAATATCACGAAAACAATGAATGagatgtctcaactagaagaaaccaaaagatttcatctttctttatatGGTCAG GGTCAGAATTCAAAGACCGAAGAAGAAG ATGGCTGCAACCTCCACAGCTCTAGTCTGAAACAGAGG TCTGGACCTGAATTGGCTTCATCAGCTGCTTCGAA AAACGACTTGCTGCGAGCTATGGACTTGAGGCTTACTGCATTAAATAAGGACTTAACTGCAGCATTTGAAAAGGCTTGCGGTGCAACTTGCAGTTCTAAAGAAATCAGTCATTTAGCAAAGTTTACGGAACATTTTGGAGCTACAAATTTGAA GAATTGTACATGCAAATATTTGGAACTAAATCCAAAGAGTGATTCCGTCGAGCTCGTTAATGAAGATAATAAGCACACGGTTACTTCAAACTTGAGCAATGAAAATGCTATTAGTGTAAATGGAAGCTTTAAAGCTGAAAAATCAAATTCATCTACTCCAGTGAAATTTGGTGTTTCACCTGCAAAAGTTGCCCAGATTGAGCGACAGGATTCATCAGAAACTGAGTCTTCTGACTCTGATAATGAAAATGGGACACCAGAAGAAAGAAGTAGAACAATGGTACGGTCAACAGTTGCAAGAAGGTCAGCATCACCCATGAGAAGGGTTCAGATTGGTCGAACGGGTTCCCGCCGAGCACCAGCAATAATGATTAGGAGTTTAAATCATCTGCAAACAAGAGACAATATGTTTTCTCAAGGAGATGCAGCTGCTAATAGTGGTGATGATGAGGAAGGATCAGAACCTTCTAGTAAAACAGCTGATAATAACGTAGGTAGAATATCGGTTCAGGATGCAATTAGTCTTTTTGAAAGCAAACAGAGAAACGGTGCTTCCGATGTTCAGAAAAGAAGATCATTAGCAAATATAACCGTTGGTGCAAATAAATTTGTATTGAGAAGATGGAGTACAGGCATGGGAGAGGCTTCTACAAAATGCCAGCCCGAGCTTGTTGTTGATGAATCAGATCCAATTAGTCATGATTTGGCTGAAGATGTGTCGAAGAGTAAGTTGACAGATGAAGAAGTGGGATCTGATAATATATCTTCGATTGATAAGACTTGTACTACTGTTGAAGTTGAAGTTGGAGTGAAACTAGAAAATTCAGAAATAATAACTTCTGGTCCACCAGAGACTCAAGCAGATTCTCACGTTAGCGAACCGCAGGTACTTGTTCAAAAGTTGTCTGCAAATTCGGAATGGACAAGAAGAAAGGAAGCAGAATTGGACCAAATGCTGAAAAAAGTGATGGAAAGTAAGCATGTGGCACAAAACAATGCTCAAGCAAATCGGAAGAAAAATGTCAATTCTGAACAGAGGGGTGGGGTGTATGATCAGTACAAGGCAAAAAGAGATGAAAAGCGTAGGGCAGAGGAAGCTAAAGTGCATACAAATAAAGATGCAAAAATAAAGGGAACTCGACAAGTTGCAGATGATAGGAGATCCAAGATAGCCTCTTCCGAAGTTAATGTAACAAAAAAACGTGCAACACGTAAGCCTGAAGTTCCATCAGCAATTTTGTCAAAATCAGAAAAACCAAAGAAGGAAATTTCAAAACCATCCACGACTGAGAAGATTTCATCTAGAACAAAACCAATGGCTGCCACACGCAAGTCATGGCCATCTTCTGCATCAGAAAGAACCACTGGGATTTCTCCAGGCAGCACGAATGCAACTCGTCAGAAAGCCCAACCGATGTCATCCTTTAATCGATTGAGTGCTAAAGCGGAAAAATCCCCCatgcaaaagaaaaatgtgaagGAAACTAATGATAGCTCAAGGGACATGAGGCATGTTAaggaaaagaaggaaatagtgcAGGCAAAGActggaaaaataacaaaaacgaAAGTTACACCTACTGGGGATACCTCGGTACCTGCAAAGTCCAATATCCGTGACAAGGTCGCCAAAAAAAGCAGCATAGTACCACTAGAATCAAAATCCTTTCATAAGGGTTCCAGAAATAGCTTAGACAATGGTAGTCCAGTGATTAGCAAGACAAAACCTTCAAAACTTTCCAAGTCTGCAGATTCttcaaataataacaaaaaattgaCTCATGATCTAGAAGTTGAGGTTGCAGTTCCTGATCTGGCCAGCCAACCTGATAAAGGGGATGCTTTGTCGCCAGCTCTTTGCAATTCAAATACTGTTGTGAATGATCAACAGAATAGTGAGATACTGACTGTAGATGTAGTTGATGCTGATCATGGTGATGATCTACATCAACAAAATCAAGAGAAATCTTCTTTGGAAATTGTGGTTGAAGGAGAACCAATGATCCCATCAAAGTTCACAGAGGAAATAGAAGAGTTTCAAGAGATACCAGCCAATGACACACCTCAACTTGCAACACTGGAAAATGCTGCACCAATTGAAAATCCCCGTATCCGTCTCTCTTTGTCCCAGATGCTGCAGGAAGAAAATAGCGAACCTGATAATATTGATTGGGGTATTGCAGAAAATCCTCCCATGATGAACTACCAAAGAGGTGCACCAAAAGGATTTAAGCGACTCCTAAAGTTTGCAAGGAAAAGCAAGGGGGAAGCAAACCTGGCTGGTTGGTCGAGCCCTTCTGTGGTTTCCGAGGGGGAGGATGATTCCGAAGAATCTAAATCTCTGAACACGAAAAAGGCAGACAATCTATTGATGAAAGCTACACATAACTCTGGTCTTGTAAAGGCTTCACTGGACAAAAACTTTGACCATGAAAAACTATACTCAG GTACATATGGTGCACATAATTTTAATTCCAAATTTCAAGAAAGCCATGATCATGCTGCAGTTTCTTCAACTAAAGGTTAG